A DNA window from Hordeum vulgare subsp. vulgare chromosome 1H, MorexV3_pseudomolecules_assembly, whole genome shotgun sequence contains the following coding sequences:
- the LOC123406274 gene encoding uncharacterized protein LOC123406274, whose amino-acid sequence MGKPSGGGNKSNSAFKRAISAVRTKKQDQLSSKKRSSGSRSKKRSSIHRKAWKDKQYSRCAHGIVADLMEDLDEEPRKLVEEMGFQGLHSLKLHKLNKPLGAWLLSKFNTKLLVFFVGTSRELKMTAEDVNRVSGIPCSGMIITPPSPQDVSSMKAKFCAIFEKTSWDEITINFLLKIVTTKRTGKMTSEEILQFKMAFAFSVVTKFFAPQSLNNFISTRYMKAVFDMENIHAYNWAQFVADELRLAAESLQSKLSRGKNIGYINGCMLIPEIHYLDSLDLGKDSPPDHIVPRFAAYNDGMVTKVIKRDIILKNRLPFPTYGKLKVQHTSYSILQPEIAHTI is encoded by the exons ATGGGCAAGCCGAGCGGCGGCGGCAACAAATCTAACTCTGCTTTCAAGCGAGCAATCTCTGCAGTACGCACTAAAAAGCAAGATCAACTATCCAGCAAAAAACGTTCGAGTGGATCTCGCTCAAAGAAAAGGAGTTCCATACATAGGAAAGCATGGAAGGACAAACAGTACTCTAGGTGTGCTCATGGTATCGTTGCAGATCTCATGGAAGACCTTGACGAGGAGCCAAGAAAGCTTGTAGAAGAGATGGGGTTTCAGGGATTACATAGCCTGAAGCTGCACAAGCTAAATAAACCATTAGGAGCCTGGCTGCTTAGTAAATTCAATACAAAATTGTTAGTTTTTTTTGTGGGGACAAGCAGAGAGCTCAAGATGACAGCCGAGGATGTCAATCGTGTGAGCGGAATCCCATGTAGTGGCATGATCATAACACCTCCAAGCCCACAAGATGTCAGTTCCATGAAAGCAAAATTCTGTGCTATTTTTGAAAAAACTTCATGGGATGAAATTACTATCAATTTCCTTCTGAAAATAGTAACAACAAAACGAACAGGCAAAATGACAAGTGAGGAAATCCTCCAATTCAAGATGGCATTTGCATTTTCTGTCGTTACCAAATTCTTTGCTCCACAGTCACTGAACAACTTCATATCAACACGATATATGAAAGCAGTTTTTGATATGGAGAACATTCATGCCTACAACTGGGCACAATTTGTTGCCGACGAGCTCAGACTAGCAGCAGAGTCTCTGCAGTCGAAGCTCTCCCGCGGAAAGAACATCGGATATATCAATGGATGCATGTTAATTCCTGAG ATTCACTACCTGGACAGCTTGGACCTTGGCAAGGATTCCCCTCCTGACCACATTGTTCCACGGTTTGCTGCATACAACGACGGCATGGTCACTAAGGTCATTAAACGGGATATAATTTTGAAAAATCGGCTACCTTTTCCAACATATGGAAAATTAAAGGTACAACATACTTCATACTCCATACTACAACCGGAAATAGCGCACACCATATAA